From a single Dromaius novaehollandiae isolate bDroNov1 chromosome 13, bDroNov1.hap1, whole genome shotgun sequence genomic region:
- the COG4 gene encoding conserved oligomeric Golgi complex subunit 4 — protein sequence MAAAAAPGPRAPGGDGGCGSSSSSSSLSMERIQSLTDLSDLEAAYGRLCEEEKVVQEELDALLEQQSTIENKMVALHRMGPNLQLIEGDAQQLAGMITFTCNLAENVSSKVRQLDLAKNRLYQAIQRADDILDLKFCMDGVQTALRNEDYEQAAAHIHRYLSLDKSVIELSRQGKEGGIIDANLKLLQEAEQRLKTIVAEKFDMAMKQGDLPQVERFFKIFPLLGLHEEGLSKFSEYLCKQVANKAEENLLLVMGTDMSDRRAAVIFADTLTLLFEGIARIVETHQPIVETYYGPGRLYTLIKHLQVECDRQVEKVVDNFIKQRDYHRQFQQVQNSMIRSSSTEKIEPRELDPILTEVTLMNARSELYLRFIKRRIVSDFEVGDSMASEEVKQEHQKYLDKLLNNCLLSRTMQELIGYYITMEEYFMRETVNKAVAMDSYEKGQLTSSMVDDVFYIVKKCIGRALSSSSIDCLCAMINHSTTELESDFREVLYNKLKQGFPATTFQDFQRGVTSAVSIMHSSLQQGKFDTKGIESTDEAKQSFLVTLNNVEVCSENIMTLKKTLESDCTKLLSQGFGGEQAQAKIDSCLSDMAAVSNKFRDLLQEGLNELNSTAIKPQVKPWINLFLSVSHNIEEEEFSDYEANDPWVQQFIVNLEQQMTEFKAGLSPVIYDTLTGLMTSLIAIELEKVLLKSTFSRLGGLQFDKELRSLIAYLTTVTTWTIRDKFARLSQMATILNLERVTEILDYWGPNSGPLTWRLTPAEVRQVLALRIDFRSEDIKRLRL from the exons atggcggcggccgccgcgccggggccgagggcgcCGGGCGGGGATGGCGGCTGCGGCTCgtcgtcgtcctcctcctccctgtccaTGGAGCGGATTCAGTCACTCACCGACCTGTCGGACCTGGAGGCCGCCTACGGCCGGCTGTGTGAGGAGGAG aaagttgTGCAAGAGGAGCTGGATGCTCTCTTGGAACAGCAAAGCACTATAGAGAACAAGATGGTTGCACTTCATCGCATGGG CCCTAATTTGCAGCTCATTGAGGGGGATGCCCAGCAGCTGGCAGGGATGATCACTTTCACCTGCAACCTGGCTGAGAATGTCAGCAGTAAAGTCCGTCAACTTGACCTTGCCAAG aATCGACTCTATCAGGCCATTCAGAGAGCTGATGACATCCTGGACCTAAAGTTCTGCATGGACGGAGTTCAAACTGCCCTGCGAAATGAAGACTATGAACAAGCAGCAGCTCATATCCATCGCTATCTGTCTCTAGATAAATCAGTCATTGAGCTCAGTCGACAGGGCAAGGAAG GGGGTATAATTGATGCCAACCTGAAGCTCCTGCAGGAAGCAGAGCAGCGCCTGAAGACAATTGTCGCAGAGAAATTTGACATGGCTATGAAGCAGGGAGACCTGCCTCAGGTGGAACGGTTCTTCAAGATATTTCCCCTGCTAGGCTTACATGAAGAGGGGCTGAGCAAGTTCTCGGAGTACCTCTGCAAGCAG GTGGCCAACAAAGCAGAGGAGAACCTGCTGCTGGTGATGGGGACGGACATGAGTGACCGTCGAGCTGCTGTCATCTTTGCAGACACCCTGACGCTCCTCTTTGAAG ggatTGCTCGCATTGTGGAAACGCACCAACCCATCGTGGAGACTTACTATGGTCCAGGGAGGCTCTACACCCTCATCAAGCACCTGCAAGTGGAGTGTGACCGGCAGGTGGAGAAGGTGGTGGACAACTTCATCAAACAGAGGGACTATCACAGGCAG TTCCAGCAGGTTCAGAACAGCATGATAAGAAGTTCTTCTACAGAGAAGATTGAGCCAAG GGAACTTGACCCTATTTTAACAGAGGTAACCTTGATGAATGCCCGCAGTGAGCTCTACTTGAGGTTTATCAAGAGACGAATAGTATCTGATTTCGAGGTGGGAGACTCTATGGCCTCAGAGGAGGTAAAGCAAG AGCATCAAAAATACCTGGACAAGCTCCTCAACAACTGCCTGCTGAGCCGCACCATGCAAGAGCTCATTGGCTACTACATCACCATGGAGGAATACTTCATGAGGGAGACTGTCAACAAG GCTGTTGCCATGGACAGCTACGAGAAGGGCCAGCTCACCTCCAGCATGGTAGATGATGTGTTTTATATAGTGAAGAAGTGTATTGGGCGTGCTCTGTCCAGCTCCAGCATAGACTGCCTCTGCGCCATGATCAACCACTCCACCACTGAGCTGGAGTCCGACTTCAG GGAGGTTCTGTACAACAAGCTGAAGCAAGGCTTCCCAGCCACCACCTTCCAGGACTTCCAGAGAGGGGTGACCAGTGCCGTGAGCATcatgcacagcagcctgcagcaaggCAAGTTTGATACCAAAGGCATCGAAAGCACCGACGAGGCCAAGCAGTCCTTTCTG gtgacCTTAAACAATGTTGAAGTCTGCAGTGAAAACATCATGACCCTAAAGAAGACCTTGGAG AGTGACTGCACCAAACTGCTTAGCCAAGGCTTTGGGGGCGAACAAGCGCAGGCCAAGATTGACAGCTGCCTCTCTGACATGGCCGCAGTCTCCAACAAATTCCGTGACCTCCTGCAG GAAGGTCTCAACGAGCTGAACAGCACAGCCATCAAACCCCAGGTGAAGCCCTGGATCAATCTGTTCCTCTCCGTCTCCCATAACATCGAGGAG GAAGAGTTCAGCGACTACGAAGCTAACGATCCCTGGGTCCAGCAGTTCATCGTCAATCTGGAACAGCAGATGACAGAGTTCAAG gctggactgtctccagtgATTTATGATACCCTCACTGGTCTTATGACCAGTCTCATAGCCATCGAATTGGAAAAAGTACTTCTCAAATCCACCTTCAGCAGG CTTGGCGGTCTGCAGTTTGACAAGGAGCTGAGATCTCTCATAGCCTATCTCACCACAGTCACTACTTGGACTATCCGTGACAAGTTTGCCCGTCTTTCCCAAATGGCCACTATCCTCAATCTGGAAAGG GTGACGGAGATCTTGGATTACTGGGGCCCAAACTCAGGCCCACTCACGTGGCGCCTTACTCCTGCAGAGGTCCGGCAGGTGCTGGCTCTCCGAATTGACTTCCGAAGCGAGGACATCAAACGGCTGCGCCTGTAG